One Cupriavidus taiwanensis LMG 19424 DNA segment encodes these proteins:
- a CDS encoding methyl-accepting chemotaxis protein, translated as MKNLGIGVRLGIGFGVVLLLSALMTVFGMMRLQQVAERTHAMMQQPLTKERLVSDWYRLMHTSVRRTTAVARSADPSLGQFFAAETKASIEGIAQLRDKLQPMLSSEQEKAAFQKILSVRDPYNNGRDKITRLKQEGLTEEANQVLEKEFVPAGDAYLAEIQKLLDIQRASIDATAREINAIYVNARNSLIGLGVVVLGIGIAFAFWLTIGITRPLHRAVAVARTVASGDLTSRIEVDSRDETGQLLQALADMNANILRIVRQVRAGTESIVSGTSQIAAGNTDLSQRTEEQASSLQQTAASMEELTSIVRQNADNARQASTLAVNASDIAAKGGEVAGKVAETMEEINGASKKVVDIIAVIEGIAFQTNILALNAAVEAARAGEQGRGFAVVAGEVRTLAQRSATAAKEIKALIGDSVDRVEKGSMLVTQSGQTMEEIVAAVKRVTDIMGEISAASAEQSSGIEQVNQAVTQMDTVTQQNAALVEEAAAAAGSLEEQAQRLKEAVATFRLAA; from the coding sequence ATGAAGAATCTAGGTATCGGGGTTCGCCTCGGCATCGGTTTTGGGGTGGTATTGCTGCTGTCGGCGCTGATGACGGTATTCGGCATGATGCGGCTGCAGCAGGTGGCCGAGCGCACCCACGCGATGATGCAGCAACCGCTGACCAAGGAGCGGCTGGTCAGCGACTGGTACCGCCTCATGCATACCAGCGTGCGCCGCACCACCGCGGTGGCGCGCAGCGCCGACCCGTCACTGGGCCAGTTCTTTGCCGCCGAGACCAAGGCCTCGATCGAAGGCATTGCGCAGCTGCGCGACAAGCTGCAGCCGATGCTCAGCTCCGAGCAGGAAAAGGCTGCGTTCCAGAAGATCCTGAGCGTGCGCGACCCGTACAACAATGGCCGCGACAAGATCACCAGGCTCAAGCAGGAAGGCCTGACCGAGGAAGCCAACCAGGTGCTGGAGAAAGAGTTCGTGCCCGCCGGCGACGCCTACCTGGCCGAGATCCAGAAGCTGCTCGACATCCAGCGTGCCAGCATCGACGCCACCGCGCGCGAGATCAACGCCATCTACGTCAATGCGCGCAACAGCCTGATCGGGCTGGGCGTGGTGGTGCTGGGGATCGGCATTGCGTTCGCGTTCTGGCTGACCATCGGCATTACGCGTCCGCTGCATCGGGCGGTGGCGGTGGCACGCACCGTGGCCTCGGGCGACCTGACCAGCCGCATCGAGGTCGACAGCCGCGACGAGACCGGCCAGCTGCTGCAGGCGCTGGCGGACATGAACGCCAATATCCTGCGCATCGTGCGCCAGGTGCGCGCCGGTACCGAATCGATCGTGTCCGGCACCAGCCAGATCGCGGCAGGCAACACCGACCTGTCGCAGCGCACCGAGGAACAGGCCTCGTCGCTGCAGCAGACCGCGGCCAGCATGGAAGAGCTGACCAGCATCGTGCGCCAGAACGCGGACAATGCGCGCCAGGCCAGCACGCTGGCGGTCAACGCGTCCGATATCGCGGCCAAGGGTGGCGAAGTCGCGGGCAAGGTGGCCGAGACCATGGAAGAGATCAACGGCGCGTCGAAGAAGGTGGTCGACATCATCGCCGTCATCGAAGGCATTGCGTTCCAGACCAATATCCTGGCACTGAACGCCGCGGTGGAAGCCGCGCGCGCCGGCGAGCAAGGCCGCGGCTTCGCGGTGGTGGCGGGCGAAGTGCGAACCCTGGCGCAGCGCAGCGCGACCGCGGCCAAGGAAATCAAGGCGCTGATCGGCGATTCGGTCGATCGCGTCGAGAAGGGCTCGATGCTGGTGACGCAGTCGGGCCAGACCATGGAAGAGATCGTCGCGGCAGTCAAGCGCGTGACCGACATCATGGGCGAGATCAGCGCGGCGTCGGCCGAGCAGAGCTCGGGCATCGAGCAGGTGAACCAGGCGGTGACGCAGATGGATACGGTGACGCAGCAGAACGCGGCGCTGGTGGAAGAAGCCGCGGCGGCGGCAGGTTCGCTGGAGGAACAGGCGCAGCGGCTGAAGGAGGCGGTGGCGACGTTCAGGCTGGCGGCCTGA
- a CDS encoding DUF1272 domain-containing protein, giving the protein MLELRPGCEHCNKPLPPDSTEARICSYECTFCTGCVELLGNVCPNCGGGFAPRPVRPARDWKNGNYLGNDPASTKVKHRPVDLAAHARLVEAVGQVVPERR; this is encoded by the coding sequence ATGCTGGAACTCAGACCAGGCTGCGAACACTGCAACAAGCCCCTGCCGCCGGACTCCACCGAAGCGCGCATCTGCTCGTATGAATGCACCTTCTGCACGGGCTGCGTCGAACTGCTGGGCAATGTCTGCCCGAACTGCGGGGGTGGCTTCGCGCCGCGGCCGGTGCGGCCGGCGCGCGACTGGAAGAACGGCAATTACCTGGGCAACGACCCGGCCAGTACCAAGGTGAAACACCGGCCGGTGGACCTTGCCGCGCATGCGCGCCTGGTCGAGGCGGTTGGACAGGTCGTGCCAGAGCGGCGCTAG
- a CDS encoding phasin family protein: MATPPNPFADFTRMMEQFRLPGVDMSAVIEARRKDIEALAEANRLAYEGMQAIVKKQQEIFAQTMQQLQAAAQQYGTASNPAEAMTRHSEFVQQQLHQALENMRALAETAQKAQAEALAVISQRAEQNVKEAGELLQPKTKSRG; the protein is encoded by the coding sequence ATGGCCACGCCTCCCAATCCCTTTGCCGATTTCACCAGGATGATGGAACAGTTCCGCCTGCCAGGCGTGGACATGAGCGCGGTGATCGAAGCGCGCCGCAAGGACATCGAGGCCCTGGCCGAGGCCAACCGGCTGGCCTATGAAGGCATGCAGGCCATCGTGAAGAAGCAGCAGGAGATCTTCGCCCAGACCATGCAGCAGCTGCAGGCGGCCGCCCAGCAGTACGGCACGGCAAGCAATCCGGCGGAGGCGATGACCAGGCACAGCGAGTTCGTGCAACAGCAGCTGCACCAGGCGCTGGAAAACATGCGCGCGCTGGCCGAAACGGCGCAGAAGGCGCAAGCCGAGGCGCTTGCCGTGATCAGCCAGCGCGCCGAACAGAACGTGAAGGAGGCCGGCGAACTGCTCCAGCCGAAAACGAAATCCCGCGGCTAG